Proteins encoded by one window of Gammaproteobacteria bacterium:
- the wecB gene encoding UDP-N-acetylglucosamine 2-epimerase (non-hydrolyzing), whose amino-acid sequence MKNKQKIMCVVGARPNFMKIAPVMAALKQSDYLTPYLVHTGQHYDAAMKHAFFDQLGIPEPDIDLGVGSGSHAVQTAEIMRRFEEVLDQETPALVLVVGDVNSTIACALVASKKEVPVVHVEAGLRSYDRKMPEEINRVLTDQISDLLFITERDAEANLQREGIDASRVHFVGNVMIDTLRAQLDKKIPVADTFLTANANDAYLSGGYGLLTLHRPSNVDEPVVLKRLLTTLAEISQQLPLVFPVHPRTRAKIEEAGLADILDPQRVLLMPPQGYLELLGLMSEARLVLTDSGGIQEETTALGIPCITLRENTERPITVEQGTNTVVGTDPAAIRAAFDEVMASGGKAGRVPELWDGKAAQRIVHILEDWLSEKSPTH is encoded by the coding sequence ATGAAAAATAAACAAAAAATAATGTGCGTGGTCGGCGCGCGCCCAAACTTCATGAAGATCGCACCGGTCATGGCGGCGCTGAAACAATCCGACTATTTAACCCCCTACCTGGTGCATACCGGCCAGCATTATGACGCAGCGATGAAGCATGCCTTCTTTGATCAACTCGGTATCCCGGAACCCGATATCGATCTGGGCGTGGGCTCTGGCAGTCATGCCGTGCAGACCGCGGAAATCATGCGTCGCTTCGAGGAAGTGCTGGATCAGGAGACCCCGGCGCTGGTGCTGGTAGTGGGTGACGTGAATTCCACCATTGCCTGCGCCCTGGTGGCGAGCAAAAAAGAGGTGCCCGTTGTGCATGTGGAAGCCGGGCTGCGCAGCTATGACCGAAAGATGCCCGAAGAGATTAACCGGGTGCTGACCGATCAGATATCAGACCTGCTGTTCATCACCGAACGGGATGCCGAAGCCAATTTGCAGCGTGAAGGGATTGATGCCTCGCGTGTCCATTTTGTGGGTAACGTGATGATCGATACTCTGCGCGCGCAACTCGATAAAAAGATTCCGGTGGCAGATACCTTCCTTACCGCCAATGCCAATGATGCCTATCTGTCCGGTGGTTATGGTTTGCTGACCCTGCACCGTCCCTCCAATGTCGATGAGCCCGTTGTGCTGAAACGACTGCTCACCACCCTGGCCGAGATCAGCCAACAGCTCCCACTGGTCTTTCCCGTGCATCCGCGTACCCGGGCCAAGATCGAGGAGGCGGGACTGGCGGATATCCTGGACCCGCAGCGGGTATTGCTGATGCCGCCCCAGGGCTATCTGGAACTGTTGGGTCTCATGTCCGAGGCACGGCTGGTGTTGACGGACTCGGGCGGTATCCAGGAAGAGACCACGGCACTGGGCATTCCCTGTATCACCCTGCGCGAAAACACGGAGCGACCGATTACCGTTGAGCAGGGCACCAACACCGTCGTCGGCACGGATCCGGCTGCCATCCGCGCCGCCTTTGATGAGGTGATGGCCAGTGGCGGGAAGGCGGGCAGGGTGCCTGAATTATGGGATGGCAAGGCGGCGCAGCGTATTGTCCACATTCTGGAAGACTGGCTTTCCGAAAAATCACCGACTCACTAA